The genome window CGGCGCAACGGCGACTTTGCTCTTGCTCGCCTGCTGAACTGACATGCACAACACCTTGTTCGCATGGCTGGGTCGCACCGCCTTGCTCTCCCACGCCAATGTGGCACCCAACCAATATTTGCTGCTGAAGCTAAGGTTGTTGTTACCCTAGAGCATAACAAAAGGTAAAATTCAGCACACGGTTAGGGCCAATCAAGAATGATGTGGGTTCAGGATCAACACTTCAACAGCCTACTAACGCAAGAGCCTTGAATTACTAAATACGCGTCAATTGTGCATGAGCGATAAGTGATAACTATTCTATTCATCCAAAGAACACTAATCCGCGATCTTGCAGCGCTAATGATCCCTGCTCGAACCAATCTACCAACTCTACTCATGATTTCCCCAAGAAACGCCGAAAAGGAGCAAACTTCTGGTACAGGCGGCGTCACCTTGATTCCGCAACTCCTCGCGCCGTGATCCGAGCTAACCGGCGCCGAGAAAGCCACCTGCAGACCACAGGGCGAGAGCGGCTCAGCACGACGTGCAAGCGCGGGAAACGGGGGACGGGATCCCACGGATGGGAGGGACGCGCGTACCTGGGGCGCAGCAGCAGTCGCCATGATCGATCGCGAGGAAGGGGTGCGGGCGGGGGCTTTGATCTGGGAGACGGGagtggagagaggagaggaggcgggtttatagagggggaggagaggagaggagtgaGCTCTTGAGGTGACGGAAAGGACGACTTACTTAAGAGAGGCTACTTGCTAATTGCGATTAGCCCATTCGCTCTTTGGTTCGGTTGGTTGATTAGATGCTAATCAGGTGCTAAAACATTTTTTATTGAGACAAATTTGCTGCTCACAACTAAAACATTTTTGATTAGTTGTGTCGTTAGCCGTAGGAAGGCGCAGAGAGTTGCCTGGCTGATTGGCTACTGGAGTCGGCTAAGTGGCTGCTTGAGATGGCCTTCTGGGGGCGTCGAGGGACACCTTGTCTCAGATCACAGGTCAAGGGTTGGCCCAGATGCACGCATGAACGGTAGTCTACATGAGATTAACTCTGCATGACAtccaaaaaaataagaaagaaatgcTTAAAGGCATTTCGAACATCAATAGAACTAGAGAGAATGTAATGGGCCCGCTCTATATTTCCAATTAACAAGTCGATATCAAGGTTACATATGGGACTGTCATTTTCCAGCAGTGAGCACTGTCCAATGAGCCAGCCAGAACAGATGCCAGAAGCTAGAAATCCTCTGAACCATGCGCCGTGTGTAAAACTCCGTAAAGCGTAGCTCGCAGTCTTGGCAGTGCAAATTTACAGTCTCGTATTATTGCGAAATTATCGTCTCGATACCTGACCATTGTCACCAGAACTAGAAAAACTTTACAAGAGAAGCTTGTGAGCCTGTCAGGTTTTACCCTTTTTCATCTTCGAAATGGTAACCAAAAGCCGAGAAGACCTTCCTGCATTTTGTGCAGCGCTACAGGCTAGAAACAGGACCTAAAGTCTAAAACTACAGAGTTTCCTCTTTGCTCTCAAAATGGCATAAGCTATCTTCTTCAGAAGGCAAAACACGACAGCTTTCCCTAGGCTACCTACGAGACATGCTCTAGTTTAGACTCTTGATAGATAAGTTGCTTGGCCGGCTTCATTCACATCCCCATAATGTGATCCAGGCCTGCATGAGGACCTCCTCCCATGTTTGCGCTCATAATGTTATGCAGCAGTTGGAGGAGCCATCGCCGTGTTGTGAGATCATTCTGAGTTTGTAGTAAGAATACGGAGTCGGTGAACAGTCGACATTTCAGTATAAGTTACTCATGAAACTGTGACCAGCTGAAATCACCTGAAGGACGTCGTTGAATGTCCCGTCTTTCAATGAGGACGGGAGGTGACTGTTTAGCATAGCACAGGCCCTGCAtaagcaggaaaaaaaaaagtttagggaTGGCATAAGAACAGTTCTACAAATCAAAATTTGCACACAGGATAGAATAAACCTTGCATTATCTGTCAGCCTGAGGTAGCAGCGGATTATGTGCTTCAACAACCTTGGGGAAGGCTGTTCAGCAAGTGCTTCAACCATCTGAGCTAGAACATTGGCTACAGCAAAGAAACGCTCAGCAGTAGCACATGCATATAAAAGTCCTGTGTCATCAAGCAGAATCTTTTGAACAATAAAAGTGGCCACCTGCAAGTATAACTTGACTGAATTAGCGAAACCGAAGCAATAAATCCATCTCTCTCAGATCAAATGACCTAGTTAAATATATTCCTGACAGGGTAACTGTATGGGTAATCATCGTTCAAGAACCAAATGGATTTTCGTTCATCAGCTACCACAAGGTAATCTATCTAGTAGAAAGATAGAAGATTGCTGAAGAATGAAATCAAGTATTACGTTCAAAGCAAACAAAAACGAAGCAACCTAAACAAGACAAGCACCACGTTATGAAACTAACTTGTTTGCTAAAAAATAAAGTAGGTTGCaacatataaaataattttatctaTTAAACAGTGAACTAGATAAAGGGTGAGAAcagactctttttttttcatttatattCAGACTAGAATAGTAAAACAAAAGGAACATGACAGTTGTGTAGTCAACATAGAATCAGatttcctttcaaaaaaaaaaaaaacatagaagcAGATCTCTAAGACTATTATGTTTTGAGTAATGGTTAAGGTAGCTATAAAAATACCGTTTTTGAAAGCTCACTGCCCATCTCCATAGTACGCAGACATAGAGGAATAATTTCAGTTTTCAGCAGAAACGCGATGACTTCAGGATCGTCAACCTGCATATATGATACATCAAAACAAACGTATTGGATATTTTTGTTTCCAAATTATATCTGATAAAAAATTAGCGGATTTTAAGCCTTTAACAAATTATGGTGAGCTCTTCAAACATTGCAGGTTCATATAGGGATCCATAGGATTCGAAATTGCAATCAGATCATTAAATCAGCAGGACTGGAATGTGTATCCGGAAATCCAAATCAATCCCCTACCCACCATCTTTTCCTTCATCCCTTCCCTCCACCACTCCAAAGAGAAATCCATACACATTCCTAATTGTCTTAAATTTCAGTCTTCAAATTACCTTCACAAGAGCACCGATCACACCCAAGCTGGTAAGCCTCAAGTACTCATATTGTCTTGTCTTGGTGGTGGTGTTCAAGAAAGGGTAAAGGTACAGTGGAATGTGTGCTGCAAGAGGAGACAGTTACTGACAAGTGAAAACAGCCAGGTTGAAAAGTATAACTCAGCATGCGGACCAATTTCTACACGCAAAACTATCTAGATGTGATCAATACCGTCTGCTACTTAGAATCTTCAGAATTACTTATCTTATACTGCACATATGTTATAAACGAGAGAAAATTTGGAACAAAAGGGGCAGATTCTTTAACGATATATCTCATAAAGATATTTATGTTTACTCATTACCAGTCAAGAACGGGATCCTAGTGTCAGGGTGCGATGCGACACACTGCAATGAAACAAATAAAAGCAAAAGGAAGATCAGGAAATAGGGTGGTCTATAAAACATCTCCCCACGTTAACATCGAAAACATCGCCCCACGTTAACATCGAAAACTCACCCCATGTTGCACTATGCTATGAAATTGGCAGGTTTTTCAATTCATAATGGTTAAGATAAAAAGCACTCCTGATAACAGACAGACTTTTCAATTCAAACTGATAAATAGCACCCCAAAACATCCCTCAGTGCCATCAGTGGGGGTTTCTTCCTTTCTCATGTAAGAGCATACCTGAAGAAGTGCAAGTGCATTGCAGACACGGTTTGATTGACCTGGCGATAATGTTGCGGGTGAAAGTGATGGGTAGATTGACACAATCTCCTGCATATGTTTTCAAGTAGCCATATAGGCTGAATCAGAAAGATCCATGAAAGCCTCAATAAATTTCTAATGGAAAGAACCAATATGTATGAACAACCGCATTGGCTTAAACAGCATGTACTAATGTATTATAGAAGTCCATAGCTACAATGCTGCCACAAGTTTCCATGATATAATTCAGAAGGCTGCAAAGAATTGTAACCTACCTGAAGTAGTGCAGCGATCGTGCCAAAAGAGTGCCATATAAGTGGAGCAAGATCTTGAAAATTTTCTCGTTTCTGAAAGAATTAACAAGGAACATCATTATACAAGAAAATTTCACTCCCTACTTCCCAAATCAATATACATGCATTTTGATAGCTTGACGATGCTTTAGAAATTTCTTTGTAAAACTGCGCAATGAAATCAGTTGCTTCAAAATCAGTATATACTATAGCATCAAGCAAAACTAATTCCATGTGACTATGCGAGGTATGATATATCAGTATGAAATTATGAACAACCAATAACTATCTACCAAAAAGGGAAAGTTCAAGAATTTATGCGCCCTAATCTACCAAAAAGGAGAACTTCAGGAATTTATGCGCCCTAAAGCACTATATTAGTAGCACTGCAAATGCTAGATCGCAACAAGTCTCGATACACATGCGCTGAACACACAAAGGCAAATGCACAGACGTTAAATTGTTTTATTGGACCATCTCCAATTTGTAACAAAAGGTTGCTAAACAGTGCAAATAGTACTATCATAAAAATAAGGTAGCTTAGATctacgataaaaaaaaaacttgaatgTCTTACGTCATCTATGATGTGGATTTCAAATTTGTAATCCACCCCACCAATGTTCCAACCAAATATTCAAGGCATGCACAAATCCAATTTGCATAGCAACCTATCAATTCTCCTGTCTAGACCTCACTGGTTTACTGGGGCCAGATCCCCTCAGAACACTGCAGTATTGTCCATTTTACAGAACAGGTAGAACTAAAATAAATTAAGCTATCCAGTGCAAATAAAAACTATGTGCTTAGTATGTCTACAGAGACGAGTGACTCTTTTATGCAACCAGGCTATGTTATCAACATAGaagaatatattttaaaagaaCAGTACACTAGAGTACATACCAAAAAAAAAGTGCTCAAATGCGCCAAAGCTTAATTACTTTACCTGCAGAACTAAAATATAAGGAATACACAAAAATTCTCCTTGTTTTCTAGATATGAAAAGGCATAATTGCACTGAAATACCCACTACACACAACCACAGAAACGCCTCCAGAGATCAAAATACACTATTTTGACACCAAATCCTGATCGAGGAGTAACACGGAGCAAAACAGGCGTACACTAATCTTTTACCCTAGATTACCGTGTAAACAAATCTACCAACAGAACTGCACAGCAACCAACGCTAGATCATCAAGTCCCAAGCAAATTTTGCCTGGACATAGCGTCACAACACCAAGGTCGTGACTTCCCAAACCACCACAGGGCATCGGCGATGTGTGAGAGAAAGAAATGTGCGGATTTTTATATTCCCGCTACGAGGTGATGGCGCTGAGGTCGGGAAGGCACTCACCTTGGAGAGGTCGAGGAGGGCGTTCTCGCGGAGGTCGGGGTTGCAGAGGTCGAGCACGAGTTGCTCCGCTGTCGCCATGTTCCTGTCCATGGACGCCGCCGGAGCCGGCGCGGACGCGGGCGCGGGCGTTGAGGGCGCGCCGATGGAGAGTGACGGCGGCAGATTCGCCATTGCGAGGatgatgcggcggcggcggcgttggcgTGTAGAGGGGGGCGTTGGCACCTATGGCCGGGGGCGGAGAGATGAGAATGAGACGTGCGTTTCCTGAAAATTCTCTCGTATTTACCCGTGAAATCTTCTTGAGTCGGAGGTgcgagatttttatttttattttaacctttttaataaattttaaataaactCTCAATAACTACATTTTCATATCTAAATATTTTGGTCATATCTTGGGCGGTAACCGAAGACTTGCACATAAGGTAAGTAGATATCTAATAGGTAATTTTAAatcattatttattttattttttaagttaatTAGATAAAGATTGAATGAGTTTTAGTCGATCTAACgaactaaaaaaaaatccaaaactaTCCCTACTGCACGCTATGGATCCTAGCGTGACAGCCCACTCAGCCACGTGGAGTATTTGGCCACGGCAGGTAGAAGGTTTAGATTTGAAGAAATACAGCTAGTGTGGATTTATTTTAAACATTTTATTTAATAAGAATTAACGTGATGCACATGAATCGTCCGAGTCGATTGCCGAAGGCTCCTATATGTACGATCGATCCAAAATATTATATGGGTCAGCTCGTTAGACCCGTGAAATAATCATTTTTACTccattatttcttttatttttagatttcttttgttttatgtatACTTTTTCCAAAGTTTTCATCGAATGATATTCCATCTATAGTTCACCCAGCAGATTAGGCTTGTGGTTTccttttcccctttttcttATACACCCTTAACAAATTAAAAAGATTTAACTGAACAATTGTGAAAGCCTAATTTGACTTTTTTTCAAAAGTCATGTTCAATATCTTGTCAGATTTGTTTCATCAATTTGCGACACcatatttaatattttgtatatgatctatatctatacttttatataatttatcgGTTATAGTGAATTTAGATAATCTTTATCATTCATCAAAGTTGATCAaacattattttttctaaaaaatatatttaatctcatattatttatcttctatactagacgtctaatattttaccatatatttaatattttattatttatcttttatatttttttagattattATATACTGTATTAATTCTACGTGTGTAATACGTGTGCAGTTACTGATTTGTTGAAATAATACAGCTGGAAAATTGAGTTCCGAGAAACAAATCAAAATGTAATTGTTTCAATACATAAAGTTCGAAGCAGTTCTGGAAACAGACACCGGGTTGACCAACAGAtacatttgaagtttgaaaatATCCTAAATCCAATCCACCACTGCTCCATTTTCGGCCCAAAGTAGCAGCAGAGACGCCGCCCGGCTGCGGCACTGAACAAAGCCTCCGTCAGCAGCCTGTCGCACCTAAACCCTAGCGGCCCAGCGAAGCGAAGG of Phragmites australis chromosome 3, lpPhrAust1.1, whole genome shotgun sequence contains these proteins:
- the LOC133913465 gene encoding uncharacterized protein LOC133913465 isoform X1, giving the protein MANLPPSLSIGAPSTPAPASAPAPAASMDRNMATAEQLVLDLCNPDLRENALLDLSKKRENFQDLAPLIWHSFGTIAALLQEIVSIYPSLSPATLSPGQSNRVCNALALLQCVASHPDTRIPFLTAHIPLYLYPFLNTTTKTRQYEYLRLTSLGVIGALVKVDDPEVIAFLLKTEIIPLCLRTMEMGSELSKTVATFIVQKILLDDTGLLYACATAERFFAVANVLAQMVEALAEQPSPRLLKHIIRCYLRLTDNARACAMLNSHLPSSLKDGTFNDVLQNDLTTRRWLLQLLHNIMSANMGGGPHAGLDHIMGM
- the LOC133913465 gene encoding uncharacterized protein LOC133913465 isoform X2, which produces MANLPPSLSIGAPSTPAPASAPAPAASMDRNMATAEQLVLDLCNPDLRENALLDLSKKRENFQDLAPLIWHSFGTIAALLQEIVSIYPSLSPATLSPGQSNRVCNALALLQVDDPEVIAFLLKTEIIPLCLRTMEMGSELSKTVATFIVQKILLDDTGLLYACATAERFFAVANVLAQMVEALAEQPSPRLLKHIIRCYLRLTDNARACAMLNSHLPSSLKDGTFNDVLQNDLTTRRWLLQLLHNIMSANMGGGPHAGLDHIMGM